One genomic segment of Chitinophaga sancti includes these proteins:
- a CDS encoding ABC transporter ATP-binding protein, whose protein sequence is MTSILVQDLHKTYKGALEPSLKGLSFSFEKGMITGLLGPNGAGKTTTISILCGLVSADNGMVKIFDLPQTAAHREEIKKLIGIVPQQIALFPQLTAIENLEYFGNLYGLKGKPLRNRIDEYLQIFGLEQNGNKAVHRYSGGMKRRANIIASILHQPQLLILDEPTAGVDVQSRSMILQFLREFNAQGASIVYTSHLLDEAQTICQEVAIIDEGRLIVQGTPAHLIAQHSDCGHLEDVFLHYTGHAVRD, encoded by the coding sequence ATGACCAGCATACTTGTACAGGATCTGCATAAAACCTATAAAGGTGCGTTGGAACCATCATTGAAAGGGTTATCATTCAGCTTTGAAAAAGGTATGATCACCGGACTCTTAGGCCCTAACGGTGCTGGTAAAACAACAACCATCTCTATTTTATGCGGACTGGTAAGTGCTGACAACGGAATGGTAAAGATCTTCGACCTGCCCCAGACCGCTGCACACAGAGAAGAGATAAAGAAATTAATCGGTATCGTACCACAGCAGATTGCCTTGTTTCCCCAACTGACAGCTATTGAAAACCTGGAATACTTCGGGAACCTGTATGGATTGAAAGGAAAACCACTGCGCAACCGTATCGACGAATACCTCCAGATCTTCGGCCTCGAACAGAACGGAAACAAAGCCGTACACCGCTATTCAGGTGGTATGAAAAGACGCGCCAACATAATCGCATCTATCCTGCATCAGCCACAACTGCTGATACTCGATGAACCGACTGCGGGTGTGGATGTACAGTCGAGAAGTATGATCCTGCAATTCCTGCGCGAATTCAATGCACAGGGTGCAAGCATAGTATATACTTCGCACCTGCTCGATGAAGCACAGACCATTTGCCAGGAAGTGGCGATCATTGACGAAGGCAGACTGATTGTACAGGGAACGCCGGCACACCTGATTGCACAACATTCGGACTGCGGGCACCTGGAAGATGTTTTTTTACATTATACCGGTCATGCGGTAAGAGATTAA
- a CDS encoding ABC transporter permease, with translation MLRLLATIKKEWLLLLRDRTGLALLFAMPVVLITVMALIEDAPFRDYQELKFDVLTVDNDHGRLGKYIRDGLEYTGQFNIIDTLKGQPVQEAQALEMVNAGDYKICIIIPQGSTGAIVSNANRIVNDLSKRMGVPAILPVSLRKDSLNVLVYFDPASKKAFKSAIHQALDNFLTQVETDLLLERIKQQLKNKDIAQQDSMVIQLKAVGLKEQLTGPSQQLDVISNSVQHNVPAWSIFAMFFIAIPIGGHMIREREEGSLVRVRLIPGSFLDILGGKLLFFMAVTVVQFYLMMMVGIYLLPLFGLPKLMMGNSYLATFVIAVSIGLAATAYGILVGTVFKTPNQALNFGAISIVILSAIGGIWIPLEIMPAKMQLIGHLSPLSWGLDAINDIYLRNRGVQHIWLHVGKLIACAVLMLCIAAGVEQRRMS, from the coding sequence ATGTTAAGGCTATTAGCTACCATAAAGAAAGAATGGCTGTTGCTGCTGCGTGACAGAACAGGGTTGGCCCTGCTATTTGCCATGCCTGTCGTGCTCATTACGGTAATGGCTTTGATAGAAGATGCACCATTCAGAGACTACCAGGAACTGAAGTTTGACGTACTGACTGTAGACAACGATCATGGTCGCTTAGGTAAATATATCAGGGATGGATTGGAATATACCGGTCAGTTCAATATTATCGATACACTGAAAGGACAACCCGTACAGGAAGCACAGGCACTGGAAATGGTGAATGCAGGTGATTACAAAATTTGCATCATTATACCACAGGGATCTACAGGCGCCATCGTGAGCAATGCGAATCGCATCGTAAATGACCTGTCCAAAAGAATGGGCGTACCTGCAATATTGCCGGTGAGCCTGCGCAAAGATTCACTAAATGTATTGGTGTATTTTGATCCTGCTTCCAAGAAGGCTTTCAAGAGTGCAATTCATCAGGCGCTCGATAATTTCCTGACACAGGTAGAAACAGATCTGTTGTTGGAAAGGATCAAACAACAATTGAAAAATAAAGATATCGCACAGCAGGATTCCATGGTGATCCAGTTGAAGGCAGTAGGGCTGAAAGAACAGCTCACAGGGCCTTCGCAACAACTGGATGTGATCTCGAATTCGGTACAGCACAATGTACCTGCATGGAGTATTTTCGCTATGTTCTTTATCGCTATCCCAATAGGAGGGCATATGATACGTGAGCGGGAAGAAGGAAGCCTGGTACGTGTACGATTGATACCCGGATCTTTCCTGGATATCCTTGGGGGTAAACTGTTGTTCTTTATGGCAGTAACAGTAGTGCAGTTTTACCTGATGATGATGGTAGGTATTTATTTGCTGCCATTATTTGGGTTACCAAAACTGATGATGGGCAATAGTTACCTGGCTACCTTCGTCATAGCAGTGAGCATCGGTTTGGCCGCTACAGCATATGGTATACTGGTTGGTACCGTGTTTAAAACGCCTAACCAGGCACTGAATTTCGGAGCGATTTCAATAGTCATCTTATCGGCGATAGGCGGCATCTGGATACCACTTGAAATCATGCCGGCAAAAATGCAGCTAATCGGGCATTTATCTCCCCTCAGTTGGGGATTGGATGCCATCAATGATATCTACCTCCGTAACCGGGGAGTACAACACATCTGGTTACATGTCGGAAAACTGATCGCCTGCGCCGTACTCATGCTGTGTATAGCAGCAGGTGTGGAGCAAAGAAGGATGAGCTGA
- a CDS encoding BtrH N-terminal domain-containing protein, whose amino-acid sequence MSDIQFNHVQTAHCECGVISNIFRFYGLEISEPMALGIGAGLFFGHLPFVKVNGVPGTTYRVVPGAIFSRVCKRLGVKMESHTFSSVEKATAELDKVLERGMPVGLQSSVYYLPYFPPSYRFHFNAHNLVIYGKKDGNYLVSDPIMEHVTEIDPVSLAEARFAKGFPAPKGKMYYPVVVPREVNFAAPVKAGIKQTCSDMLNIPLPWFGVKGIRFLAKRLRNYPEKVGERRATLYLGNIIRMQEEIGTGGAGFRFMYAAFLQEAAGILKRDDLSQMAQELTAVGDIWRNFAFTAGRVCKSRTTNGNGYAELSDLMMQCAASEEVFFRKLAALKL is encoded by the coding sequence ATGAGCGATATTCAGTTCAACCACGTGCAAACAGCACATTGTGAGTGTGGGGTGATTTCAAATATTTTCCGTTTCTATGGTCTTGAGATCAGCGAACCAATGGCACTGGGCATCGGTGCCGGCCTCTTTTTCGGACACCTGCCTTTCGTGAAGGTAAACGGTGTACCTGGTACCACCTATCGCGTAGTACCCGGCGCCATCTTCAGCAGAGTGTGCAAAAGACTGGGTGTGAAAATGGAATCACATACTTTTTCCAGCGTGGAAAAAGCAACGGCTGAACTGGACAAAGTATTGGAGAGAGGCATGCCTGTAGGCCTGCAGAGCAGTGTATATTACCTGCCTTACTTTCCTCCTTCCTACCGTTTTCACTTCAATGCACATAACCTCGTGATCTATGGAAAGAAAGACGGGAACTATCTCGTCAGCGATCCAATCATGGAACACGTCACAGAAATAGATCCGGTAAGCCTGGCGGAAGCCCGCTTTGCTAAAGGATTTCCGGCACCCAAAGGGAAAATGTATTACCCCGTGGTAGTACCCAGAGAAGTCAACTTTGCAGCACCTGTCAAAGCAGGTATCAAACAAACCTGTAGCGATATGCTCAATATTCCTTTACCCTGGTTTGGTGTAAAAGGTATTCGCTTCCTGGCAAAAAGACTACGTAACTATCCGGAGAAAGTGGGCGAAAGAAGAGCCACGCTCTACCTGGGAAACATCATCCGCATGCAGGAAGAAATCGGTACCGGTGGGGCCGGCTTCCGTTTTATGTATGCCGCATTCTTACAGGAAGCTGCAGGCATCCTGAAAAGAGATGACCTGAGCCAGATGGCCCAGGAACTGACAGCTGTTGGCGACATCTGGAGAAACTTTGCCTTCACTGCCGGCAGAGTGTGTAAAAGCAGAACGACCAACGGAAATGGTTATGCTGAACTGAGTGACCTGATGATGCAATGCGCGGCCTCGGAAGAAGTGTTCTTCAGAAAACTGGCAGCCTTGAAACTTTAA
- a CDS encoding beta-ketoacyl-[acyl-carrier-protein] synthase family protein, whose product MAERVLITGLGMVTAIGDDVAGNLKSLRMQQSGVGFTQHIDTIYKDILPAAEVRHSTAALQQMAGVAGKDGYTRTTLLGLIAMREALADARIADASDEPSGFINASTVGGMCDTEKVYFDVINPEKEGDFLQYIDTLDCADCTQRIADTVGISEYIATISTACSSSANALMFGARLIKAGLVRRVICGGTEALTRFTLNGFNSLKNIDKQHCRPFDQQRNGLNLGEGAAYLVLESESLVKERHARVKAELKGYANTNEAFHPTAPSPEGDGAFAAMQQALAMGGVAPDNVQYVNVHGTATLSNDLAEGHALQRLFGDKVPPFSSTKPFTGHTLAAAGGIEAIYAVLAIQQSIIFPNLHFSEKMEELNITPETQLKEGVPVSNVISNSFGFGGNNASLLISKYEG is encoded by the coding sequence ATGGCGGAACGTGTATTGATAACGGGCCTTGGAATGGTGACGGCCATTGGTGATGATGTAGCGGGCAATTTGAAAAGCCTGCGCATGCAGCAGAGTGGTGTTGGTTTTACACAACATATAGACACTATCTACAAGGATATCCTGCCAGCAGCAGAGGTCAGACATTCAACTGCGGCCTTGCAGCAAATGGCAGGTGTGGCAGGTAAGGACGGGTATACCCGTACTACCCTGCTGGGCCTGATCGCTATGCGCGAAGCACTGGCAGATGCCCGTATTGCAGATGCCAGTGATGAACCATCTGGTTTTATCAATGCATCGACCGTAGGAGGGATGTGCGACACAGAGAAAGTATATTTCGATGTGATCAACCCTGAGAAAGAAGGAGATTTTTTACAGTATATTGATACGCTGGATTGTGCAGATTGTACCCAGCGCATAGCAGATACAGTGGGTATCAGTGAATACATCGCTACCATCAGTACTGCATGTTCTTCCTCTGCCAATGCACTGATGTTTGGTGCACGCCTCATCAAAGCAGGACTGGTACGCCGCGTGATATGTGGTGGTACGGAAGCCCTGACCCGCTTTACCCTGAATGGTTTCAACTCACTCAAGAATATTGATAAGCAACATTGCCGTCCTTTCGATCAGCAGCGAAATGGGCTGAACCTGGGTGAAGGAGCTGCATATTTAGTACTCGAAAGTGAATCACTGGTCAAAGAGCGCCATGCCCGTGTTAAAGCAGAACTGAAAGGGTATGCAAATACCAACGAAGCATTCCATCCTACAGCGCCTTCACCAGAAGGAGATGGTGCATTTGCAGCTATGCAACAGGCCTTGGCTATGGGTGGTGTAGCACCGGACAATGTTCAATACGTAAACGTACATGGTACCGCTACCCTGAGCAACGACCTCGCTGAAGGCCACGCATTACAAAGATTGTTTGGTGATAAAGTACCCCCGTTCAGTAGTACGAAACCCTTTACAGGACACACGCTGGCCGCAGCTGGCGGTATCGAAGCGATCTACGCGGTATTGGCCATTCAACAATCTATAATTTTTCCCAACCTTCATTTTTCAGAGAAAATGGAGGAATTAAATATTACACCGGAAACTCAGTTGAAAGAAGGAGTACCGGTATCCAACGTTATTTCTAACTCATTCGGTTTTGGAGGCAACAATGCTTCACTGCTGATCAGCAAATATGAAGGATAA
- a CDS encoding M14 family zinc carboxypeptidase produces MRIILALLAIFWASTLYAQDFTTRFELTQGKETATYEEVIAFYKKLDQRYSQISMLEIGNTDAGFPLHLVIYSPDGDFNFPGLHRKNKRIILINNGIHPGEPDGVDASMMLLRDLAQGKKKLPANVVLAVIPLYNIGGALNRSEYFRVDQNGPAAFGSRGNARNLDLNRDFIKTDSRNSFTFQTIYQLTDPDVFIDNHVSNGADYQHVMTLLSTEYNKLGGVMGEFLHNKFEPGLYKLMKEKGYDLVPYVNHFGETPENGWMTFADVPRFSSGYTTLFSTFGFVPETHMLKPYPQRVAATYALMESFISFVSVHSEEIKALREKTKESVKTQKEFALEWNVDTTRFSYINFKGYEAGHQPSEISGLPRLYYDRSKPFEKKVKFYNYVTADNFVQKPAAYIIPQGWWNVLNILKNNKVIMRTLAHDTTIAVEVYHIADFKTALRPFEGHYMHNHVKVTTSHDSIHFRKGDYYIPMNQSANRYLIETLEPTGSDSFFAWNFFDAILTPKEGYSPYVFEDTAAAYVSRHPELRKLIDEKKKADSTFANSADAQLHFVYEHSIYGEPGYLRYPVFRVSSM; encoded by the coding sequence ATGAGAATAATCCTTGCCCTGCTGGCCATCTTTTGGGCTTCCACTTTGTATGCCCAGGATTTTACCACCCGATTTGAACTTACCCAGGGAAAAGAAACTGCTACTTATGAGGAAGTGATCGCCTTTTATAAGAAACTAGATCAGCGCTATTCACAGATCAGTATGCTGGAGATCGGGAATACGGATGCCGGTTTTCCCCTCCATTTGGTGATCTATTCACCTGACGGAGATTTCAATTTCCCCGGTCTGCACCGGAAAAACAAGCGTATTATATTGATTAATAACGGAATACACCCCGGAGAACCGGACGGTGTGGATGCCAGTATGATGCTGTTGAGAGATCTGGCGCAGGGAAAAAAGAAACTGCCGGCTAATGTAGTGCTGGCTGTAATTCCGCTTTATAATATTGGCGGCGCACTGAACCGCAGTGAATATTTCAGGGTAGACCAGAATGGACCAGCTGCTTTTGGCTCAAGAGGAAATGCCAGGAACCTGGATCTGAACAGGGATTTTATTAAAACTGATTCAAGGAACAGCTTTACTTTTCAAACTATTTATCAGCTGACTGATCCGGATGTGTTTATTGATAATCACGTGAGCAACGGGGCCGATTACCAACATGTGATGACCTTGCTGAGTACAGAATATAACAAACTGGGCGGTGTCATGGGCGAGTTTCTGCACAATAAGTTTGAACCGGGTTTGTATAAACTGATGAAGGAAAAGGGATATGACCTGGTGCCTTATGTAAATCATTTTGGAGAAACACCCGAAAATGGATGGATGACTTTTGCGGATGTACCCCGTTTTTCCAGTGGATATACTACTTTGTTCTCCACATTTGGGTTTGTGCCAGAGACGCATATGCTCAAGCCTTATCCACAAAGGGTAGCTGCGACTTATGCTTTGATGGAGTCATTTATCAGTTTTGTAAGTGTGCATAGTGAGGAGATAAAAGCATTAAGAGAAAAAACAAAGGAGTCAGTAAAAACACAAAAAGAGTTTGCACTGGAATGGAATGTGGATACCACCCGGTTTTCTTATATCAATTTCAAGGGGTATGAGGCTGGACATCAACCAAGTGAAATTTCAGGTTTGCCAAGGCTGTATTATGATCGTTCTAAGCCTTTTGAAAAAAAGGTGAAATTCTATAATTACGTTACTGCAGATAATTTTGTACAGAAACCAGCGGCTTATATTATACCACAGGGCTGGTGGAATGTGTTGAATATTCTGAAGAACAATAAGGTGATCATGCGCACGCTTGCACATGATACGACGATTGCTGTGGAAGTATATCATATTGCTGATTTCAAAACCGCGTTACGACCTTTTGAAGGACACTATATGCACAATCATGTAAAAGTAACCACATCACATGATAGCATTCATTTCAGAAAAGGGGATTATTATATTCCCATGAACCAGTCAGCTAACCGTTACCTGATCGAAACTTTAGAACCTACAGGTAGTGATTCTTTCTTTGCATGGAATTTCTTTGATGCGATCCTCACACCAAAAGAAGGTTATTCTCCTTATGTGTTTGAAGATACGGCAGCAGCGTATGTAAGCAGGCATCCGGAATTGCGGAAACTAATTGATGAGAAGAAAAAAGCAGACAGCACATTTGCCAACAGTGCAGATGCGCAATTACATTTTGTATATGAACATTCGATTTATGGAGAACCGGGTTATTTGAGATATCCGGTATTCAGGGTTAGCAGCATGTAG
- a CDS encoding phosphopantetheine-binding protein: protein MEDLKQKLKVQIIEVLNLQDTRPEDIDDNAPLFGDGLGLDSIDSLELMVLLERHYHIKVEDPREGRKILQSVQSMAEFIQSKQPA, encoded by the coding sequence ATGGAAGATTTAAAACAGAAATTGAAAGTACAGATTATTGAGGTGCTGAACCTGCAGGATACCCGTCCTGAAGATATTGATGACAATGCACCATTGTTCGGAGATGGTTTAGGACTGGACAGTATTGATTCACTGGAACTGATGGTATTGCTGGAAAGACATTATCACATCAAGGTGGAAGATCCCCGCGAAGGCAGAAAGATCCTGCAGTCTGTACAATCTATGGCTGAATTCATTCAATCCAAACAACCTGCGTAA
- a CDS encoding beta-ketoacyl synthase chain length factor yields MKDKYYIQGMSAISPQHSFGEDIFSQPLVTVQENVFACVEPDYRNFMPPNSIRRMTRILKVGLTAALQCMQNAGIAVPGAIVTGTGKGSLSDTERFLKEIREYKETALNATPFIQSTYNAVNGLIALQQKCTQYNNTFVHRGFSFENALLDGMLLISEGNKNVLIGAFEEITAEHFYIKSRIGCWKKEKISSDELYSHPTPGTISGEGAAFFVLSDTPGYAQLAGLKMVYKPKESYLQKFLSSHNLSLEDIDLVISGRNGDSNFDHYYNGLPKELPFKHLCGEYDTAGAFALWLGAQILKAQQIPAHWFPMVQVPTGPYKNILIYNHFFGEQHVYMLLTLNTGYLK; encoded by the coding sequence ATGAAGGATAAATACTACATACAAGGCATGTCGGCTATTTCGCCGCAACACTCTTTTGGAGAGGATATATTTTCTCAACCCCTGGTTACAGTGCAGGAGAATGTATTTGCATGTGTGGAACCTGACTATCGTAATTTCATGCCACCGAATAGTATACGCCGCATGACGCGTATATTGAAAGTAGGATTGACTGCAGCGCTGCAATGTATGCAGAACGCGGGGATCGCAGTACCCGGTGCGATTGTGACAGGTACGGGAAAAGGAAGTTTGTCTGATACAGAACGTTTCCTGAAAGAGATCAGGGAATACAAAGAAACGGCATTGAATGCAACGCCATTCATTCAATCTACCTACAATGCGGTAAATGGGTTGATTGCATTACAACAGAAATGTACACAGTACAATAACACATTTGTACATCGTGGTTTTTCATTTGAAAATGCACTGCTGGATGGGATGTTGTTAATATCAGAAGGTAATAAGAATGTACTGATCGGTGCATTTGAAGAAATTACGGCGGAGCATTTTTACATCAAAAGCAGGATCGGATGCTGGAAGAAAGAAAAGATCTCCAGCGATGAATTGTACAGTCATCCTACACCGGGTACGATATCAGGAGAAGGAGCTGCATTCTTTGTATTGTCCGATACACCCGGTTATGCACAGTTAGCAGGACTGAAGATGGTATATAAACCAAAGGAATCTTACCTACAAAAGTTTTTATCCTCTCACAACCTAAGTCTCGAAGACATCGATCTCGTTATCAGCGGTCGTAATGGAGACAGCAACTTCGATCATTATTACAATGGGCTGCCAAAAGAGTTGCCATTCAAACATCTCTGTGGTGAATACGATACTGCTGGCGCATTTGCACTCTGGTTGGGTGCTCAAATATTAAAGGCCCAGCAAATACCAGCACATTGGTTTCCCATGGTGCAGGTACCGACCGGACCTTATAAGAATATTCTTATTTACAATCACTTTTTTGGAGAGCAACACGTCTACATGCTGCTAACCCTGAATACCGGATATCTCAAATAA
- the rpsT gene encoding 30S ribosomal protein S20, which translates to MANHKATKKDVRQSKARNERNRYYGKTTRNAIRDLKKLTEKAAAGEKLSDVISMIDKLAKRNIIHKNKAANLKSKLSKKVNTLA; encoded by the coding sequence ATGGCAAACCATAAAGCAACGAAAAAAGACGTTCGTCAAAGCAAAGCGAGAAATGAGCGTAACCGTTACTACGGTAAAACTACCCGTAACGCGATCCGTGATCTGAAGAAATTGACTGAGAAGGCTGCTGCTGGCGAAAAACTGTCTGACGTGATCTCTATGATCGACAAGTTGGCTAAACGCAATATTATCCACAAAAATAAAGCAGCCAACCTGAAGAGCAAACTTTCTAAGAAAGTGAACACACTGGCTTAA
- a CDS encoding 2-oxoglutarate dehydrogenase E1 component — protein sequence MKDFSFVTNSHPAYIESLYQDYRKDPGAVDPEWGKFFEGFDFAVNNVNGKAPGAGAPVSSDQLTKELNVYRLIQAYRKKGHLISKTNPIRERKDRQANLDISFFGLSDADLKTEFYIGQELGLGKTSLENIVSRLKQVYTSAVGLEYAYVNDAKKIEWLQREMETTLQRTLTLEQRKRILHKLNQGVIFEKFLHTKYIGQKRFGLEGGENTIPALDAIINTAAGEGVQEAVIGMAHRGRLNVLANILGKTYEQIFNEFEGHAVPDLTMGSGDVKYHLGFRSIVDTPGGEKVNLQLLPNPSHLEVVDPLVTGFARSKADVIYNSDYDKILPILIHGDAAVAGQGVIYELIQMSNLKGYYTGGTMHLVINNQIGFTTDFDDARSSDYCTSIASTVQAPVFHVNGDDAEAVVKVSEIAARYRQEFNSDIFIDLLCYRRHGHNEGDEPKFTQPSLYALIDKHPNPREVYTQYLLQNGETEVQDLAKEMEKGFWAQLQERLDEVRQNPLPYTYQKPEQWWQELRKSRPEDFDASPVTAVKEEDVRRLIGRLMTWPKEFVPLRKVEKLLQDKIKLYETEGKVDWATGELLAYASLLSEGRDIRMSGEDVKRGTFSHRHAILTDENTNATYSRLGSLQDKQGSFRIYNSLLSEFAVLGFEYGYAMANPNSLVIWEAQYGDFANGAQTVIDQYITSAEQKWTNQNGMVMLLPHGYEGGGPDHSNARPERFLQSCAEYNIIVTNITTAANFFHALRRQLTWQFRKPLVNFSPKANLRHVGSYSPISAFTEGGFKEVLDDEFVDDASKVKKVLLCTGKIYFELAEKQAKDNRKDVAIVRLEQLYPLPAVQLEALNQKYKAATWFWVQEEPLNMGAASYLQMNLKQINYGVISRNPSAATATGYAKVHAREQLEIIETAFNI from the coding sequence ATGAAGGACTTCTCATTTGTTACCAACTCACATCCTGCCTACATTGAATCATTATACCAGGATTACCGAAAAGACCCTGGTGCTGTTGACCCGGAATGGGGCAAGTTTTTTGAGGGGTTTGACTTCGCGGTAAACAATGTAAATGGCAAGGCGCCAGGTGCGGGAGCACCGGTTAGCAGTGATCAGTTAACAAAAGAGCTGAACGTTTACAGGCTGATACAGGCCTATCGCAAAAAAGGTCACCTTATCTCGAAAACTAATCCAATCCGGGAACGTAAAGATCGTCAGGCCAACTTAGACATCTCTTTCTTCGGACTCTCCGATGCCGATCTAAAGACTGAATTCTACATCGGTCAGGAACTGGGTTTAGGAAAAACCAGCCTTGAAAATATTGTCAGCCGGTTAAAACAGGTCTATACTTCCGCAGTAGGTCTGGAATATGCTTATGTGAATGATGCAAAAAAAATTGAGTGGCTGCAGCGCGAAATGGAGACCACCCTGCAAAGAACGCTCACGCTGGAACAGCGCAAGCGCATTCTTCACAAGCTGAACCAGGGCGTTATCTTCGAAAAATTCCTTCACACAAAATATATAGGTCAGAAGCGTTTTGGTCTGGAAGGTGGTGAAAACACCATTCCTGCACTGGATGCCATCATCAATACTGCTGCCGGCGAAGGCGTTCAGGAAGCAGTGATCGGTATGGCACACAGAGGCCGTCTGAACGTACTGGCCAATATCTTAGGTAAAACATATGAGCAGATCTTCAACGAATTTGAAGGGCATGCCGTACCAGACCTCACCATGGGTAGCGGTGACGTGAAGTACCACCTGGGCTTCCGCTCTATCGTTGACACCCCGGGCGGTGAAAAAGTAAACCTCCAGTTGCTCCCTAACCCTTCCCACCTGGAAGTGGTAGATCCGCTGGTAACAGGTTTCGCCCGTAGTAAGGCCGACGTAATTTATAATAGTGATTATGACAAGATCCTGCCTATCCTCATCCATGGTGATGCTGCGGTAGCTGGTCAGGGTGTTATATATGAGCTCATACAGATGAGCAACCTGAAAGGGTATTATACCGGTGGTACCATGCACCTGGTGATCAACAACCAGATTGGTTTCACTACCGACTTCGACGATGCCCGCTCTTCTGACTATTGTACTTCTATCGCTTCTACTGTTCAGGCGCCTGTATTCCATGTGAATGGCGACGATGCGGAAGCTGTAGTAAAGGTATCAGAAATTGCAGCCCGCTACCGTCAGGAGTTCAACTCCGATATTTTCATTGACCTGCTGTGCTACCGCAGGCATGGCCATAACGAAGGTGATGAGCCTAAGTTTACCCAGCCAAGCCTGTATGCACTGATCGATAAGCACCCTAACCCTCGCGAAGTGTACACCCAGTACCTCCTGCAAAATGGAGAAACTGAAGTACAGGACCTGGCGAAGGAAATGGAAAAAGGCTTCTGGGCACAATTGCAGGAACGCCTGGACGAGGTAAGACAGAACCCGCTGCCTTATACTTACCAGAAACCTGAACAATGGTGGCAGGAACTCCGCAAATCCAGGCCGGAAGATTTCGATGCTTCTCCGGTTACAGCAGTAAAAGAAGAGGACGTGAGAAGGCTGATCGGCCGCCTCATGACATGGCCAAAGGAATTTGTGCCACTGCGTAAAGTAGAAAAACTGCTGCAGGATAAGATCAAACTGTATGAAACAGAAGGTAAAGTAGACTGGGCTACCGGCGAATTGCTGGCTTACGCCTCCCTGCTGAGCGAAGGTAGAGATATCCGTATGAGCGGTGAAGACGTGAAGAGAGGTACATTCTCTCACCGTCACGCCATCCTGACCGATGAAAATACCAACGCTACTTACAGCCGTCTGGGTTCTTTACAGGACAAACAAGGTTCATTCCGTATCTATAACTCCCTGCTGAGTGAATTTGCTGTACTGGGATTTGAATATGGCTATGCAATGGCCAATCCAAATTCACTGGTGATCTGGGAAGCACAATATGGTGACTTCGCCAACGGTGCGCAGACAGTGATCGACCAGTATATTACCAGTGCAGAGCAAAAGTGGACAAACCAGAATGGTATGGTTATGTTGCTGCCTCATGGTTATGAAGGTGGTGGACCAGACCACTCCAATGCACGTCCTGAGCGTTTCCTGCAGTCATGTGCTGAATACAACATCATCGTTACAAATATTACTACTGCTGCGAACTTCTTCCATGCGCTGCGCCGTCAGCTGACCTGGCAGTTCCGTAAGCCACTGGTGAACTTCTCACCAAAAGCGAATTTAAGGCACGTAGGTTCTTACTCCCCAATCTCCGCATTCACTGAAGGTGGATTTAAAGAAGTACTGGACGATGAATTTGTAGACGATGCATCAAAAGTGAAGAAAGTATTGCTGTGTACCGGTAAGATCTATTTCGAACTGGCTGAAAAGCAGGCGAAGGATAACCGTAAGGATGTAGCGATCGTACGCCTGGAACAATTGTATCCGCTGCCGGCAGTGCAGCTGGAAGCGCTGAACCAGAAGTATAAAGCTGCCACCTGGTTCTGGGTACAGGAAGAGCCCCTGAACATGGGTGCTGCTTCTTACCTGCAAATGAACCTGAAGCAGATCAACTATGGCGTAATCAGTCGCAACCCAAGCGCTGCTACTGCTACTGGTTATGCTAAGGTGCATGCACGCGAACAGCTCGAGATCATTGAAACAGCATTTAACATATAG